In Daphnia pulex isolate KAP4 chromosome 7, ASM2113471v1, one genomic interval encodes:
- the LOC124196604 gene encoding protein N-lysine methyltransferase METTL21D-like, whose product MEKYFSRDFHVSSSNECLEILQHTVGDVGCVVWDAALVLGAYLDHMNETEQKPMKNLKILELGSGTGFVGLVAAAMGGDCLITDLPEMIPLMKRNISKNAASLKGAHSAKAFEWGSDISSIVPNSNEGFHIVLAADCIYYKESLDAFVKTLEDLSSHCNGGVKTEIYISYEDRESEEKKSLIYDFFEKIKKTCNIFKIPFEDYREDFRCEDIHIFKITSL is encoded by the exons ATGGAGAAATACTTCAGTCGAGACTTTCATGTGTCATCCAGCAATGAATGTCTTGAAATATTGCAGCACACCGTAGGCGAC GTTGGCTGTGTAGTTTGGGATGCTGCTCTCGTACTGGGAGCTTACTTGGATCACATGAATGAGACTGAACAAAAGCcaatgaaaaatctaaaaatactTGAATTGGGTTCAGGCACTGGATTTGTTGGCTTAGTGGCTGCTGCAATGGG TGGAGATTGTTTAATAACAGATTTGCCTGAAATGATTCCTTTGATGAagagaaatatttctaaaaatgcAGCATCATTGAAAGGTGCACATAGTGCAAAAGCATTTGAATGGGGATCAGATATTTCAAGTATTGTTCCAAATAGTAATGAAGGTTTTCATATTGTCCTGGCTGCTGATTGCATATATTATAAAGAg TCTTTGGATGCCTTTGTTAAAACCTTAGAAGACCTTAGCAGCCATTGCAATGGAGGGGTAAAAactgaaatatatatttcatatGAAGATAgagaaagtgaagaaaagaaaagtttaatttatgacttttttgaaaaaatcaagaaaacttgtaacattttcaaaatacctTTTGAAGATTACCGAGAAGATTTTAGGTGCGAAgatattcatatttttaaaattacgtCCTTATAA
- the LOC124198565 gene encoding probable ATP-dependent RNA helicase DDX56, whose protein sequence is MSELPEAEPEKKIVAFHQMNLDDRLLKAIAKLGWVSPTLIQEKGIPLFLEGKDVLAKGRTGSGKTAVFAIPIIQNILTEKQTAKEQVTRALILAPTKELCQQLHKAFQSFTTSCSRDVSIVNVGSQTAISGQKTLLAAHPDIIIATPSTILIHLVSKKLVLKDSLQFFVIDEADLVFSFGFEEDLKSVLGYLPTDYQCVLTSATLSDDIQSLKQLVLHQPVTLKLEEPELPPASQLTQYQIYAEENDKAVLIYALFKLGLVRGKTIIFVRNVDRCYKLKLYLQQFGIPSCALNGELPVNSRCHIVQQFNAGIYDIIIASDESTLEDPNYASADQSNKGKRKNDKESGVVRGIDFQFVSNVINFDFPSDVDSYIHRVGRTARGNNKGTALSFVSVREKYLMERVEEHLQDWVPPGQDSVFKPYQFRMEEIEAFRYRSQDAWKTVTRIAVREARLAEIKSEMMQSKKLRSHFENNPNDMGILRHDKALHTVRIQSHLKDVPDYIIPPTLRRLAKASGNKARGGQSSHGEGRTGKNEKSFLKRKDNPLLTFEFDGFKKKARK, encoded by the exons atgagtGAATTACCAGAAGCAGAgcccgaaaagaaaattgttgcgTTTCATCAGATGAATCTTGACGATCGCTTACTTAAAGCTATTGCCAAACTCGGCTGGGTGTCTCCAACGCtcattcaagaaaaaggaattccTCTGTTTTTAGAAGGTAAAGACGTGCTGGCTAAAGGCAGAACAGGATCGGGTAAGACAGCCGTGTTTGCCATCCCCATCATTCAGAACATCCTGACAGAGAAACAGACAGCCAAAGAGCAAGTCACTCGTGCATTAATCCTTGCACCAACGAAAGAACTTTGTCAGCAACTTCACAAAGCTTTTCAGTCATTTACCACCAGTTGCTCTCGTGATGTCAGCATTGTAAATGTTGGCTCTCAG acaGCAATTTCTGGACAAAAAACACTATTAGCGGCACATCCTGACATAATCATAGCAACTCCTTCAACCATATTGATTCATTTGGTGTCTAAAAAGCTTGTGCTGAAAGATTCCCTTCAATTCTTTGTTATTGATGAAGCTGacttggttttttcttttggttttgaaGAAGATCTGAAGAGTGTGCTTGG atACCTTCCCACTGACTATCAATGTGTTTTGACATCTGCCACTTTGAGTGACGATATTCAGAGTTTGAAACAATTGGTCCTTCACCAACCTGTAACACTGAAATTGGAAGAACCTGAACTGCCTCCAGCATCTCAACTTACACAATATCAAATTTATGCTGAAGAAAATGATAAGGCAGTTTTAATCTATGCCCTATTCAAGTTAGGTCTGGTGCGAGGAAAAACCATCATCTTCGTTCGAAATGTTGACCGTTGTTACAA GTTAAAGCTATATCTCCAACAGTTTGGAATCCCGTCGTGTGCTTTGAACGGGGAATTGCCCGTCAACTCTCGTTGCCATATTGTTCAACAGTTTAACGCTGGAATTTATGACATTATTATCGCTTCGGATGAATCGACATTAGAAGATCCCAATTATGCTTCCGCCGACCAGTCAAACAAG ggaaagaggaaaaatgatAAAGAATCCGGAGTTGTACGGGGTATTGATTTTCAGTTCGTTTCGAATGTGATCAATTTTGACTTCCCATCTGACGTTGATTCCTACATCCACCGAGTGGGACGAACTGCCCGGGGTAACAACAAAGGAACCGCCCTCTCTTTCGTTAGTGTCAGAGAGAAGTATCTTATGGAACGAGTAGAGGAACACCTTCAAGATTGGGTTCCTCCCGGCCAGGACTCTGTCTTCAA GCCTTACCAGTTCAGAATGGAAGAGATAGAAGCTTTCCGTTACCGATCCCAGGATGCTTGGAAAACAGTAACACGAATTGCTGTCAGAGAAGCACGTTTAGCGGAGATTAAATCAGAAATGATGCAATCCAAAAAACTGAGG TctcattttgaaaacaaccCAAATGACATGGGGATATTGCGTCACGACAAAGCCCTGCACACTGTACGCATTCAAAGCCATCTAAAAGACGTGCCTGATTATATCATCCCGCCTACCTTAAGAAGACTCGCTAAGGCTAGCGGCAATAAAGCGCGCGGGGGCCAATCCAGCCATGGCGAAGGACGAACtggcaaaaatgaaaaatcatttttgaaacggAAAGATAATCCTTTGCTTACTTTTGAGTTTGAcggatttaaaaagaaagctaGGAAGTAA
- the LOC124196571 gene encoding fibroblast growth factor receptor-like 1, whose amino-acid sequence MTKTYFTIAVIIFLASNITGTFSKGPPVITTSLQPRFTGKLGEVIRFICPIRGDPEPIFEWYRNGERVMEYWDRYRLISKGYSLNIQRLECEDQGTYICKAVNGFGVHEISFQLDLLDDSMQEACKSNSDEVFSSSKPIILHKSKKSKHMLKPASYDVMLKCIAVAEPIPKFHWFKDGVEIIPEKGNAEPKYSVRSIVLSEEDLTEVNEKEGMRSTLHIRHARGSDTANYTCRAENEHGWDELTHILEVVERQVPRRPELHPDFPPFHTWVEAGQAGSLSCRVESEFPPEIHWLKRLTPSPGSSKIIQPPTPDEAEVENIHSQFIVNRTITIGNIKYQILPSALPKLIDGYYSSILLLSKKSQEVDSGIYVCLALNNAGFNYRQVYFNVTNNYPHPTTDENYPGRNPSEGWNDKNHATTTAVVVVVVVCGLLAMVVSCFVWKRRKNHLKDKSLSASAPSFCPSVPEAIIIQQPTPVTPTLPDYSVFREGLSSGNGATPPASHSSRSDPAQNPQALAPQANKEVSQPRVYYLSARPSSNTITNSPRQPKVIQQQQQQRTKLNSSSGRSGNGSRQHHRSSPRSANNHHYYINPSHHHHRQPVPPEARSLTTDTSFHSDSFYPDWSAHPHHIRLPHPSPESSFDQL is encoded by the exons ATGACCAAAACATACTTCACCATCGCTGTCATCATATTTTTGGCCAGCAACATCACTGGAACTTTTTCCAAgg GTCCTCCAGTGATAACCACTTCTCTTCAACCACGTTTTACTGGTAAATTAGGAGAAGTCATCCGTTTTATATGTCCCATCAGAGGTGATCCTGAACCAATTTTCGAATGGTATAGG AACGGCGAAAGAGTCATGGAGTACTGGGACCGCTATCGGCTTATTAGCAAAGGTTACTCTCTCAATATTCAACGCCTTGAGTGCGAGGATCAAGGAACTTACATCTGCAAGGCCGTCAACGGTTTTGGCGTTCATGAAATAAGCTTTCAATTGGATCTCCTAG ACGACTCGATGCAAGAAGCTTGTAAATCTAATAGCGACGAAGTATTCTCATCGTCCAAACCCATCATCTTACACAAATCCAAAAAGTCGAAGCACATGCTCAAACCGGCCAGTTATGATGTCATGCTCAAGTGCATCGCCGTCGCCGAGCCAATTCCCAAATTCCATTGGTTCAAA GACGGAGTGGAGATCATTCCCGAGAAGGGAAACGCGGAGCCTAAATATTCCGTGCGCTCCATCGTACTTTCGGAAGAGGATCTAACTGAAGTCAACGAGAAGGAGGGCATGCGATCCACGCTGCATATCCGCCATGCCAGGGGATCGGATACGGCCAAC TACACGTGCCGAGCCGAGAACGAACATGGATGGGATGAGTTGACGCACATCTTGGAAGTTGTCg AACGTCAAGTTCCTCGACGTCCAGAATTGCATCCAGATTTCCCGCCGTTTCATACGTGGGTAGAAGCAGGGCAAGCCGGCTCTTTATCTTGCAGAGTCGAATCAGAATTTCCACCCGAAATCCATTGGCTTAAGCGGCTTACGCCAAGTCCTGGCTCGTCGAAAATCATCCAGCCTCCTACGCCCGATGAAGCGGAAGTCGAAAACATTCATTCCCAGTTTATCGTCAACCGAACAATCACTATAGGAAACATCAAATATCAG ATTCTACCTTCGGCTTTACCTAAACTGATAGACGGTTACTACTCCTCAATTTTACTACTGTCCAAAAAGAGCCAGGAAGTTGACTCTGGAATCTACGTCTGTTTGGCTTTGAATAATGCCGGATTCAACTACCGACAAGTTTACTTCAATGTCACCAATAATTACCCGCATCCAACTACAG ATGAAAACTATCCAGGGCGTAACCCGAGTGAAGGATGGAATGATAAGAATCATGCTACAACCACTgcagttgttgtcgtcgtggTCGTTTGCGGATTGCTCGCAATGGTTGTGTCATGCTTCGTCTGGAAGAGGCGCAAAAATCATCTCAAAGACAAAAGTCTTAGCGCTTCGGCTCCCTCATTTTGCCCTTCAGTTCCGGAAGCTATTATCATACAGCAACCCACTCCAGTCACTCCAACACTTCCGGATTATTCAGTCTTCCG GGAGGGACTATCCAGCGGTAATGGCGCAACGCCTCCAGCCTCCCATAGTTCTCGATCGGATCCAGCTCAGAATCCTCAAGCGTTGGCTCCGCAAGCCAATAAGGAAGTCTCACAGCCGCGAGTGTATTATCTGTCAGCACGGCCGTCATCCAACACCATCACCAACAGCCCACGGCAGCCGAAAgtaatccagcagcagcagcagcagcgaacgAAACTGAACAGTTCCAGCGGAAGGAGCGGAAACGGATCTCGCCAGCATCATCGCTCATCGCCCCGGAGTGCCAATAATCATCATTACTATATCAATCCATCGCATCACCATCACCGCCAACCAGTGCCGCCAGAAGCCAGGTCGTTGACGACTGACACTTCCTTCCACAGCGACTCGTTTTATCCCGATTGGTCGGCCCATCCCCATCACATTCGATTGCCTCACCCGTCTCCCGAGAGTAGCTTTGATCAGCTTTGA